The Juglans microcarpa x Juglans regia isolate MS1-56 chromosome 8S, Jm3101_v1.0, whole genome shotgun sequence genome has a window encoding:
- the LOC121244328 gene encoding ubinuclein-1-like isoform X3, whose protein sequence is MGKDSSDDEDLRELPDDDQYDTEDSFIDDAELDEYFEVDKSAIKHDGFFVNRGKLERINEPNALPNQQPKKRRRKDLEKGHGGNDEFHAPSKHVKKDRMAAAKIATMLMKKDSSSPSQNLAVTSENLQDVKIQNSLVAPGISSKKKPADTKMIFDPAASLKVSNGDASVSLAEVRDIDKQKTGVVQSKSLGDKLKDASGFFDALQQKYPDKSAHVQSKSLSGRPLNNVDPLELSIRPKEKNGVTELSDRNSSMDKYAMQTTKATQIRRDGSSVRPKSSLEKAIRELEKMVAESRPPAVENQEADTSAQAVKRRLPREIKLKLAKVARLAQASQGRISKELLNRLMSILGHLIQLRTLKRNLKVMISMGLSAKQEKDDRFQQIKKDVVDMIKMREPSLESKAFGQQAGASDDFQEFCPEEKGVKKKFSMDDALEDRICDLYDLFVDGLDEDAGPQIRKLYGELAELWPVGFMDNHGIKRAICRAKDRQRALYGRHKDQEKIKRKKMLARRMEETVRDEGNSIAQPQSTRERTSTETGSHGITSATRPVASSPAAVRMHSPSSNGPIMLDRMKQEKQKGTSSNPVDDTRVLSDGGMVKKKVKRKPELDLNESLLRPEKLPSQQGEERHKSLKQAAATAGLPQKSNLQSSSAPPNVEQSS, encoded by the exons ATG GGTAAGGATAGTAGCGATGATGAAGATTTACGCGAGCTTCCTGATGATGATCAGTATGATACGGAAGACTCTTTCATAGATGATGCTGAGCTG GATGAATATTTTGAAGTTGATAAGTCAGCCATAAAACATGATGGATTTTTTGTTAATAGGGGCAAGCTGGAGCGCAT AAATGAACCTAATGCCTTACCCAACCAGCAACCAAAGAAGAGGCGCAGAAAAGATTTGGAAAAGGGTCATGGTGGTAATGATGAATTTCATGCACCATCAAAACATGTAAAGAAGGATAGGATGGCTGCCGCAAAGATAGCAACAATGCTTATGAAGAAGGACTCTTCTAGTCCCTCTCAAAATTTGGCTGTAACAAGTGAAAATCTTCAAGATGTTAAAATCCAGAATTCATTGGTTGCTCCTGGAATTTCTTCCAAAAAGAAACCTGCTGATACTAAAATGATATTCGATCCTGCTGCATCTCTAAAAGTTTCTAATGGTGATGCTTCTGTATCTTTAGCAGAAGTAAGGGATATTGATAAGCAGAAGACTGGAGTTGTTCAGTCTAAGAGCCTCGGTGACAAATTGAAAGATGCAAGTGGATTCTTTGATGCATTACAGCAGAAATACCCGGATAAAAGTGCCCATGTACAATCTAAATCTCTATCTGGAAGACCTCTGAACAATGTTGATCCGTTGGAATTGTCAATTAggccaaaagaaaagaatggtGTCACTGAGCTGTCTGACAGGAATTCTTCCATGGACAAGTATGCAATGCAAACAACA AAAGCTACACAGATCAGAAGGGATGGTTCTAGTGTTAGGCCAAAAAGCTCCCTTGAAAAGGCTATTAGGGAGTTAGAGAAGATGGTTGCTGAAT CGAGGCCACCTGCAGTTGAGAATCAAGAGGCAGATACTTCAGCCCAGGCAGTTAAAAGGAGATTACCCAGAGAAATAAAGCTGAAGCTTGCAAAAGTTGCAAGACTAGCG CAGGCAAGCCAGGGGAGAATATCAAAGGAGTTACTTAACCGCCTTATGAGTATTCTTGGACATCTAATCCAGCTCAGAACATTGAAG AGAAACTTGAAGGTCATGATTAGTATGGGTCTGTCAGCGAAACAGGAGAAAGATGATAGGTTTCAACAGATAAAAAAGGACGTAGTTGATATGATTAAAATGCGGGAGCCCTCTTTGGAGTCCAAG GCCTTTGGGCAGCAAGCTGGAGCGTCAGATGATTTTCAAGAATTTTGTCCTGAAGAAAAAGgagttaaaaagaaatttagtATGGATGATGCATTAGAGGACAGGATTTGTGATCTCTATGACCTTTTTGTTGAT GGGTTGGATGAAGATGCGGGTCCACAAATTAGAAAGTTATATGGAGAG CTTGCAGAATTGTGGCCAGTTGGTTTCATGGACAATCATGGGATCAAAAGAGCGATTTGTAGGGCTAAAGATAGGCAGAGGGCACTGTACGGTAGACATAAG GATCAGGAGaaaatcaaaaggaagaaaatgttGGCACGTAGAATGGAGGAGACTGTTCGAGATGAAGGCAATTCAATTGCTCAGCCACAGTCTACGCGCGAGCGCACATCTACCGAAACTGGTAGTCATGGTATAACTTCAGCAACCAGGCCGGTTGCTAGTTCACCTGCAGCAGTCAGGATGCACAGTCCCTCATCCAATGGTCCGATTATGTTGGACAGAATGAAACAAGAGAAACAAAAGGGAACCTCAAGCAATCCGGTGGATGATACAAGGGTATTATCAGATGGAGGAATGGTGAAGAAGAAGGTAAAGCGGAAGCCAGAACTGGACTTAAACGAAAGCCTTTTGCGTCCAGAGAAATTACCTTCTCAACAGGGAGAAGAGAGACACAAGTCCCTCAAGCAGGCTGCTGCTACAGCAGGTCTTCCCCAGAAATCAAATCTTCAGTCATCTTCTGCTCCTCCAAACGTTGAACAGTCAAGCTGA
- the LOC121244328 gene encoding ubinuclein-1-like isoform X1, translating into MEEEKAVGVGGGESSRASSSFVKEGDRQVFTVELRPGETTIVSWKKLLKDANKVNGSTASSVPEPPANADPSLESRIDPGQPTENEDKDGPNRFSAVIEKIERLYMGKDSSDDEDLRELPDDDQYDTEDSFIDDAELDEYFEVDKSAIKHDGFFVNRGKLERINEPNALPNQQPKKRRRKDLEKGHGGNDEFHAPSKHVKKDRMAAAKIATMLMKKDSSSPSQNLAVTSENLQDVKIQNSLVAPGISSKKKPADTKMIFDPAASLKVSNGDASVSLAEVRDIDKQKTGVVQSKSLGDKLKDASGFFDALQQKYPDKSAHVQSKSLSGRPLNNVDPLELSIRPKEKNGVTELSDRNSSMDKYAMQTTKATQIRRDGSSVRPKSSLEKAIRELEKMVAESRPPAVENQEADTSAQAVKRRLPREIKLKLAKVARLAQASQGRISKELLNRLMSILGHLIQLRTLKRNLKVMISMGLSAKQEKDDRFQQIKKDVVDMIKMREPSLESKAFGQQAGASDDFQEFCPEEKGVKKKFSMDDALEDRICDLYDLFVDGLDEDAGPQIRKLYGELAELWPVGFMDNHGIKRAICRAKDRQRALYGRHKDQEKIKRKKMLARRMEETVRDEGNSIAQPQSTRERTSTETGSHGITSATRPVASSPAAVRMHSPSSNGPIMLDRMKQEKQKGTSSNPVDDTRVLSDGGMVKKKVKRKPELDLNESLLRPEKLPSQQGEERHKSLKQAAATAGLPQKSNLQSSSAPPNVEQSS; encoded by the exons atggAGGAAGAGAAGGCTGTTGGTGTTGGTGGTGGGGAATCTTCGAGGGCTTCGTCGTCCTTCGTCAAAGAGGGCGACCGGCAGGTGTTCACGGTGGAGCTCCGACCCGGAGAGACTACCATAGTCTCGTGGAAGAAGCTCCTGAAAGACGCTAACAAGGTCAATGGATCCACCGCCTCTTCTGTCCCGGAACCGCCCGCCAACGCCGACCCCTCCCTCGAGTCTCGAATCGATCCG GGACAACCAActgaaaatgaagataaagatggCCCCAATCGATTCAGTGCTGTCATTGAGAAGATCGAACGCCTCTACATG GGTAAGGATAGTAGCGATGATGAAGATTTACGCGAGCTTCCTGATGATGATCAGTATGATACGGAAGACTCTTTCATAGATGATGCTGAGCTG GATGAATATTTTGAAGTTGATAAGTCAGCCATAAAACATGATGGATTTTTTGTTAATAGGGGCAAGCTGGAGCGCAT AAATGAACCTAATGCCTTACCCAACCAGCAACCAAAGAAGAGGCGCAGAAAAGATTTGGAAAAGGGTCATGGTGGTAATGATGAATTTCATGCACCATCAAAACATGTAAAGAAGGATAGGATGGCTGCCGCAAAGATAGCAACAATGCTTATGAAGAAGGACTCTTCTAGTCCCTCTCAAAATTTGGCTGTAACAAGTGAAAATCTTCAAGATGTTAAAATCCAGAATTCATTGGTTGCTCCTGGAATTTCTTCCAAAAAGAAACCTGCTGATACTAAAATGATATTCGATCCTGCTGCATCTCTAAAAGTTTCTAATGGTGATGCTTCTGTATCTTTAGCAGAAGTAAGGGATATTGATAAGCAGAAGACTGGAGTTGTTCAGTCTAAGAGCCTCGGTGACAAATTGAAAGATGCAAGTGGATTCTTTGATGCATTACAGCAGAAATACCCGGATAAAAGTGCCCATGTACAATCTAAATCTCTATCTGGAAGACCTCTGAACAATGTTGATCCGTTGGAATTGTCAATTAggccaaaagaaaagaatggtGTCACTGAGCTGTCTGACAGGAATTCTTCCATGGACAAGTATGCAATGCAAACAACA AAAGCTACACAGATCAGAAGGGATGGTTCTAGTGTTAGGCCAAAAAGCTCCCTTGAAAAGGCTATTAGGGAGTTAGAGAAGATGGTTGCTGAAT CGAGGCCACCTGCAGTTGAGAATCAAGAGGCAGATACTTCAGCCCAGGCAGTTAAAAGGAGATTACCCAGAGAAATAAAGCTGAAGCTTGCAAAAGTTGCAAGACTAGCG CAGGCAAGCCAGGGGAGAATATCAAAGGAGTTACTTAACCGCCTTATGAGTATTCTTGGACATCTAATCCAGCTCAGAACATTGAAG AGAAACTTGAAGGTCATGATTAGTATGGGTCTGTCAGCGAAACAGGAGAAAGATGATAGGTTTCAACAGATAAAAAAGGACGTAGTTGATATGATTAAAATGCGGGAGCCCTCTTTGGAGTCCAAG GCCTTTGGGCAGCAAGCTGGAGCGTCAGATGATTTTCAAGAATTTTGTCCTGAAGAAAAAGgagttaaaaagaaatttagtATGGATGATGCATTAGAGGACAGGATTTGTGATCTCTATGACCTTTTTGTTGAT GGGTTGGATGAAGATGCGGGTCCACAAATTAGAAAGTTATATGGAGAG CTTGCAGAATTGTGGCCAGTTGGTTTCATGGACAATCATGGGATCAAAAGAGCGATTTGTAGGGCTAAAGATAGGCAGAGGGCACTGTACGGTAGACATAAG GATCAGGAGaaaatcaaaaggaagaaaatgttGGCACGTAGAATGGAGGAGACTGTTCGAGATGAAGGCAATTCAATTGCTCAGCCACAGTCTACGCGCGAGCGCACATCTACCGAAACTGGTAGTCATGGTATAACTTCAGCAACCAGGCCGGTTGCTAGTTCACCTGCAGCAGTCAGGATGCACAGTCCCTCATCCAATGGTCCGATTATGTTGGACAGAATGAAACAAGAGAAACAAAAGGGAACCTCAAGCAATCCGGTGGATGATACAAGGGTATTATCAGATGGAGGAATGGTGAAGAAGAAGGTAAAGCGGAAGCCAGAACTGGACTTAAACGAAAGCCTTTTGCGTCCAGAGAAATTACCTTCTCAACAGGGAGAAGAGAGACACAAGTCCCTCAAGCAGGCTGCTGCTACAGCAGGTCTTCCCCAGAAATCAAATCTTCAGTCATCTTCTGCTCCTCCAAACGTTGAACAGTCAAGCTGA
- the LOC121244328 gene encoding ubinuclein-1-like isoform X2: protein MEEEKAVGVGGGESSRASSSFVKEGDRQVFTVELRPGETTIVSWKKLLKDANKVNGSTASSVPEPPANADPSLESRIDPGQPTENEDKDGPNRFSAVIEKIERLYMGKDSSDDEDLRELPDDDQYDTEDSFIDDAELDEYFEVDKSAIKHDGFFVNRGKLERINEPNALPNQQPKKRRRKDLEKGHGGNDEFHAPSKHVKKDRMAAAKIATMLMKKDSSSPSQNLAVTSENLQDVKIQNSLVAPGISSKKKPADTKMIFDPAASLKVSNGDASVSLAEVRDIDKQKTGVVQSKSLGDKLKDASGFFDALQQKYPDKSAHVQSKSLSGRPLNNVDPLELSIRPKEKNGVTELSDRNSSMDKYAMQTTKATQIRRDGSSVRPKSSLEKAIRELEKMVAESRPPAVENQEADTSAQAVKRRLPREIKLKLAKVARLAASQGRISKELLNRLMSILGHLIQLRTLKRNLKVMISMGLSAKQEKDDRFQQIKKDVVDMIKMREPSLESKAFGQQAGASDDFQEFCPEEKGVKKKFSMDDALEDRICDLYDLFVDGLDEDAGPQIRKLYGELAELWPVGFMDNHGIKRAICRAKDRQRALYGRHKDQEKIKRKKMLARRMEETVRDEGNSIAQPQSTRERTSTETGSHGITSATRPVASSPAAVRMHSPSSNGPIMLDRMKQEKQKGTSSNPVDDTRVLSDGGMVKKKVKRKPELDLNESLLRPEKLPSQQGEERHKSLKQAAATAGLPQKSNLQSSSAPPNVEQSS, encoded by the exons atggAGGAAGAGAAGGCTGTTGGTGTTGGTGGTGGGGAATCTTCGAGGGCTTCGTCGTCCTTCGTCAAAGAGGGCGACCGGCAGGTGTTCACGGTGGAGCTCCGACCCGGAGAGACTACCATAGTCTCGTGGAAGAAGCTCCTGAAAGACGCTAACAAGGTCAATGGATCCACCGCCTCTTCTGTCCCGGAACCGCCCGCCAACGCCGACCCCTCCCTCGAGTCTCGAATCGATCCG GGACAACCAActgaaaatgaagataaagatggCCCCAATCGATTCAGTGCTGTCATTGAGAAGATCGAACGCCTCTACATG GGTAAGGATAGTAGCGATGATGAAGATTTACGCGAGCTTCCTGATGATGATCAGTATGATACGGAAGACTCTTTCATAGATGATGCTGAGCTG GATGAATATTTTGAAGTTGATAAGTCAGCCATAAAACATGATGGATTTTTTGTTAATAGGGGCAAGCTGGAGCGCAT AAATGAACCTAATGCCTTACCCAACCAGCAACCAAAGAAGAGGCGCAGAAAAGATTTGGAAAAGGGTCATGGTGGTAATGATGAATTTCATGCACCATCAAAACATGTAAAGAAGGATAGGATGGCTGCCGCAAAGATAGCAACAATGCTTATGAAGAAGGACTCTTCTAGTCCCTCTCAAAATTTGGCTGTAACAAGTGAAAATCTTCAAGATGTTAAAATCCAGAATTCATTGGTTGCTCCTGGAATTTCTTCCAAAAAGAAACCTGCTGATACTAAAATGATATTCGATCCTGCTGCATCTCTAAAAGTTTCTAATGGTGATGCTTCTGTATCTTTAGCAGAAGTAAGGGATATTGATAAGCAGAAGACTGGAGTTGTTCAGTCTAAGAGCCTCGGTGACAAATTGAAAGATGCAAGTGGATTCTTTGATGCATTACAGCAGAAATACCCGGATAAAAGTGCCCATGTACAATCTAAATCTCTATCTGGAAGACCTCTGAACAATGTTGATCCGTTGGAATTGTCAATTAggccaaaagaaaagaatggtGTCACTGAGCTGTCTGACAGGAATTCTTCCATGGACAAGTATGCAATGCAAACAACA AAAGCTACACAGATCAGAAGGGATGGTTCTAGTGTTAGGCCAAAAAGCTCCCTTGAAAAGGCTATTAGGGAGTTAGAGAAGATGGTTGCTGAAT CGAGGCCACCTGCAGTTGAGAATCAAGAGGCAGATACTTCAGCCCAGGCAGTTAAAAGGAGATTACCCAGAGAAATAAAGCTGAAGCTTGCAAAAGTTGCAAGACTAGCG GCAAGCCAGGGGAGAATATCAAAGGAGTTACTTAACCGCCTTATGAGTATTCTTGGACATCTAATCCAGCTCAGAACATTGAAG AGAAACTTGAAGGTCATGATTAGTATGGGTCTGTCAGCGAAACAGGAGAAAGATGATAGGTTTCAACAGATAAAAAAGGACGTAGTTGATATGATTAAAATGCGGGAGCCCTCTTTGGAGTCCAAG GCCTTTGGGCAGCAAGCTGGAGCGTCAGATGATTTTCAAGAATTTTGTCCTGAAGAAAAAGgagttaaaaagaaatttagtATGGATGATGCATTAGAGGACAGGATTTGTGATCTCTATGACCTTTTTGTTGAT GGGTTGGATGAAGATGCGGGTCCACAAATTAGAAAGTTATATGGAGAG CTTGCAGAATTGTGGCCAGTTGGTTTCATGGACAATCATGGGATCAAAAGAGCGATTTGTAGGGCTAAAGATAGGCAGAGGGCACTGTACGGTAGACATAAG GATCAGGAGaaaatcaaaaggaagaaaatgttGGCACGTAGAATGGAGGAGACTGTTCGAGATGAAGGCAATTCAATTGCTCAGCCACAGTCTACGCGCGAGCGCACATCTACCGAAACTGGTAGTCATGGTATAACTTCAGCAACCAGGCCGGTTGCTAGTTCACCTGCAGCAGTCAGGATGCACAGTCCCTCATCCAATGGTCCGATTATGTTGGACAGAATGAAACAAGAGAAACAAAAGGGAACCTCAAGCAATCCGGTGGATGATACAAGGGTATTATCAGATGGAGGAATGGTGAAGAAGAAGGTAAAGCGGAAGCCAGAACTGGACTTAAACGAAAGCCTTTTGCGTCCAGAGAAATTACCTTCTCAACAGGGAGAAGAGAGACACAAGTCCCTCAAGCAGGCTGCTGCTACAGCAGGTCTTCCCCAGAAATCAAATCTTCAGTCATCTTCTGCTCCTCCAAACGTTGAACAGTCAAGCTGA